Within the Mycobacteriales bacterium genome, the region CGTCGACGGGGTCGCAGCGGCGCGCATCCTCAGCAACCTCGTGGACCTCGACCCCGCCGGCCGCAGCCCCGAGCAGCTCGCCGAGGCCCGCGCCCTGACGGAGATCGGCACCGCCGCGGAGCCGACCATGCAGGCGATGGTCGCGCACACGGCCCGAGGCCTTCTCGGCTGGCCGGTGGGGCTGGCCCGGGTGCTACCCAAGACGGGCCAGTCACTGGTGCGGCTCGTGCGTTCCCATGGCGGTGGAGCCGCTACGTCCGGGGGTGCCCTGCCGTTCACCGCGCCTCGCGCGCTGTTCAACGGCCGCATCGGCGCAGGCCGGAAGGTCGAGCTCGTCGACGTCGCCCTCGACGACGTCAAGGCGGTGAAGAAAGCCGCCGGCGGCACGTTCAACGACGCGGTCATGGCGATCTGCGGCACTGCTCTGCGCCGTTACCTCGCGGCGCACGCCGACGTCCCCGATGGCAGCCTGATCGCAGTCGTCCCGGTGTCGGTGCGCGGCGGGGAGAGCGACGACTCGGCCAACCGCACGTCGGCGATGTTCACCTCGCTCGCGACCGACGTCGCCGACCCGAAGGAACGGCTGGCCGCCGTACGCCGGTCCAACACGGCCGGCAAGGCCGTGCACGCGACGTTCGGCGACGAGCTGCTCGCCCAGGCCGCGCAGCTGGCCCCGCCGAACCTCACGTCGCTCGCGGCGCGCTTCTACAGCGCGACGGGGCTCGCGGAGCGGCATCCGGTCGTGCACAACGTCGTGATCTCCAACGTGGCCGGACCGCCGTTCCAGGTCTACCTCGCGGGCGCTCCGGTGCAGGCGATCTTCCCGCTCGGGCCGGTGCTCGAGGGCTCGGGCCTGAACATCACGGTCATCAGCTATCGCGACCGCGTCGGCTTCGGCCTGATCGCGTGCGCCGAGCGGCTGCCCGACCTGTCGGCCCTCGCCGCTGAGGTGGCCGGAGCCGTCGACGAGCTGCTGGAGGCTGTGCACGCCTGATCGCCCCGTGCTAGAACGTGTTCCACTATCGGCAAGGGGCGGGCGATGCAACGACCGGCGTTCACGATGGCAGTCGCGATGGGCGATCCGCGCGACTACACCGCGCTGGCGCGGACCGCCGAGGAGTGCGGTTTCGACCAGGTCGCGGTGCCCGACTCGATCTTCTGGTCGGAGCAGGTGTCCGACGCCTATCCCTACACGTCCGACGGGTCGCGCATGTGGCGTGCGGACACGCCGTTCGTCGACCCGTTCCAGGCAGTGACCGCGATGGCCGCCGCGACCTCGCGCATCCGCTTCTGCACCCACGTGGTGAAGGTCGGCGTGCGCAACGCGGTGCTGCTGGCCAAGCAGGTGCAGTCGACCGCGGTGCTGACCGGCGGGCGCTTCACGTTCGGCGCGGGGGTCGGCTGGCTGCGCGAGGAGTTCGAGTGGTGCGGCCAGCGCTACGAGCAGCGCGGCGCCCGCGTCGACGAGGAGCTGGAGGCGCTGCGCGGCCTGCTCACCGGCGACTGGACCGAGTTGCGCGGTGAGCACGTGCAGTTCGGTCGCATCCGCATGTCCCCGCCGCCGCCGTCGCCGGTGCCGTTCTACATCGGCGGGCACACGCCCGTCGCGTTGCGGCGCACCGTGCGTTTCGGCGACGGCTGGACCAGCGCGATGATCACCGTCGACGAGCTGAAGCAGGTAGTCGCGTCCCTGCGCGAACAGCTGGCCGCCGCCGGCCGCAGCGACGAAGGGTTCGCCGTGCAGGTCGCGTCGTCCGACCGCTACGGGCTCGAGGGCTACCGCGAGCTGGTCGAGATCGGTGCGACCGACATCGTGACCGTGCCGTGGGTCTTCTACGGCGTCCCTCTCGACGGCCCACTGGAGGCGAAGCAGGACGGTCTACGCCGCTTCGCTGCGGAGGTGATCGACCGATGGTGACGCAGACCGCCGAGCACCCGGCCCGGATCGCCGCGCGACGCTCCATGATCGGGGCGGAGACGAAGAACCGGGAGGCCTGGCTCGCGGCGTACGCCGACGACGCCTGCATCGAGGACCCGGTCGGGCCGTCCTGGCTGGACCCGACCGGCGCGGGCCATC harbors:
- a CDS encoding TIGR03619 family F420-dependent LLM class oxidoreductase — protein: MQRPAFTMAVAMGDPRDYTALARTAEECGFDQVAVPDSIFWSEQVSDAYPYTSDGSRMWRADTPFVDPFQAVTAMAAATSRIRFCTHVVKVGVRNAVLLAKQVQSTAVLTGGRFTFGAGVGWLREEFEWCGQRYEQRGARVDEELEALRGLLTGDWTELRGEHVQFGRIRMSPPPPSPVPFYIGGHTPVALRRTVRFGDGWTSAMITVDELKQVVASLREQLAAAGRSDEGFAVQVASSDRYGLEGYRELVEIGATDIVTVPWVFYGVPLDGPLEAKQDGLRRFAAEVIDRW
- a CDS encoding wax ester/triacylglycerol synthase family O-acyltransferase, with the translated sequence MHALSGLDASFLYFETPTMHMQVVGVVLVDPVPGWGRERVLELLRERLDLVPPFRRRLHSAALRMHHPVWVELDHVDLDEHVSAVTCPAPGKHEQLMTLVADFAAVKLDRSKPLWQVLVIDGLADGRAAVVFKVHHCAVDGVAAARILSNLVDLDPAGRSPEQLAEARALTEIGTAAEPTMQAMVAHTARGLLGWPVGLARVLPKTGQSLVRLVRSHGGGAATSGGALPFTAPRALFNGRIGAGRKVELVDVALDDVKAVKKAAGGTFNDAVMAICGTALRRYLAAHADVPDGSLIAVVPVSVRGGESDDSANRTSAMFTSLATDVADPKERLAAVRRSNTAGKAVHATFGDELLAQAAQLAPPNLTSLAARFYSATGLAERHPVVHNVVISNVAGPPFQVYLAGAPVQAIFPLGPVLEGSGLNITVISYRDRVGFGLIACAERLPDLSALAAEVAGAVDELLEAVHA